In Paenibacillus sp. G2S3, a single window of DNA contains:
- a CDS encoding SDR family oxidoreductase, with amino-acid sequence MKLQDRVAIVTGAASGMGKSIAELYAKEGAKVIVADLNLEGAEQVAAGIVSNGGVAKALKVNVALVDDINNMIDTAVSEYGTLDILVNNAGIMDGFEAVGDITDERWDLIFDINTKSVMRSTRKALPIFLEKGKGVIVNTASTGGVSGAHAGATYTASKHAVVGLTKNTAFMYANKGIRCNAIAPGATATNISASMKNINEFGMSRTQLTQAVIPRVGSPEEIAQVALFLASDDSSFVNGAIIAADAGWTSAF; translated from the coding sequence ATGAAACTTCAAGACAGAGTTGCAATTGTCACAGGCGCAGCATCGGGTATGGGGAAATCTATCGCAGAGTTGTACGCTAAAGAAGGTGCAAAGGTGATTGTAGCCGATCTTAACCTCGAAGGTGCAGAACAAGTCGCAGCAGGAATCGTTAGTAATGGTGGAGTAGCTAAGGCGTTGAAAGTAAATGTTGCTCTAGTCGATGATATCAATAACATGATTGATACCGCAGTAAGTGAATATGGCACGCTAGATATACTAGTGAACAACGCGGGTATTATGGATGGATTTGAGGCTGTTGGTGATATTACAGATGAACGATGGGATCTTATCTTTGATATCAATACCAAAAGTGTAATGCGTTCCACACGTAAAGCACTACCTATCTTCCTCGAAAAAGGAAAAGGTGTTATTGTGAATACCGCTTCTACAGGTGGCGTAAGTGGTGCTCATGCTGGAGCAACTTATACTGCATCTAAACATGCTGTAGTTGGCTTGACGAAAAACACAGCTTTTATGTATGCCAACAAAGGCATTCGTTGTAATGCTATCGCACCAGGAGCAACTGCCACTAACATCAGTGCCTCTATGAAAAATATTAATGAATTCGGCATGAGCCGCACTCAATTAACACAGGCTGTAATTCCTCGGGTAGGATCACCTGAAGAAATCGCACAAGTTGCGTTATTCTTGGCTTCGGATGACTCCAGTTTTGTAAACGGAGCTATCATCGCTGCCGACGCGGGTTGGACTTCAGCATTCTAA
- a CDS encoding carbohydrate-binding domain-containing protein, translated as MKNYITVSKIGILLLCAGLMSACSNNNTTAQSETTSSELTSSQSGAASGVQLASAKLSDLVTFDEEDSTTAWTADQSTDISLAGTSAVVAGAGAESKDGSVTITAAGTYVLSGKLNDGQVIVNNQDEGTVRLVLNGVNITDSDSAAIYIKEAGKVIITLEDGTENSVSDGETYVYADDTTDEPSAAIFSKADLTINGTGKLSVSANYNDGITSKDDLKIMGGTIEVKAADDGIVGKDLVAIQDGSISIKAEGDGIKSTNDTETDKGFIAIAAGTFDIKAGNDGIQAETSLVIDGGTYTVVTGGGSVNGEVKTGEQGAGMGMRGDRGQGTGVQAPGTSETPPAGTMPETPTQETSTTTTTTTTTTTTTESETASTKGLKAGGDISINNGTFTIDSADDAVHSDSNVALADGELHIQSGDDGVHADSLVAISGGMIDITKSYEGIEGANIAISGGETNVVSSDDGVNVAGGNDEATVGGGPQEQDQFSEAAANVLTISGGTLTVDATGDGLDSNGSIVMSGGTVIVNGPTNGGNGSLDYDGSFEQSGGTLMAAGSSGMAQAPSDTSSQHAISMTFPQTQKAGTLVHLEDSEGNTILTFAPSKDYQSVVISSPELKDSGSYTLYSGGTSSGSETNGLYTDGEYTGGTKVVAFEITSNVTWLNESGVTTANTNQGPGGGGGKGRP; from the coding sequence ATGAAGAATTATATAACAGTCAGTAAAATAGGGATCTTGTTACTGTGTGCGGGACTCATGTCGGCTTGCAGCAATAATAATACGACAGCACAGTCTGAAACTACGTCGAGTGAGTTAACGTCGAGCCAGAGTGGAGCTGCTAGTGGAGTGCAACTGGCAAGTGCTAAGCTATCGGACTTGGTAACGTTCGATGAAGAGGACTCCACTACAGCTTGGACTGCCGACCAATCAACGGATATTTCTTTGGCTGGAACGAGTGCTGTTGTCGCTGGTGCGGGAGCTGAATCCAAGGATGGGTCAGTGACGATTACAGCAGCAGGAACCTATGTGCTTTCGGGTAAGCTCAATGATGGGCAGGTTATCGTTAATAATCAGGATGAAGGAACCGTACGGCTGGTGTTAAACGGTGTGAACATCACGGACAGCGACAGCGCTGCAATCTACATTAAAGAAGCAGGTAAAGTGATCATTACCTTGGAGGACGGGACAGAGAACTCCGTATCTGATGGAGAAACTTATGTCTATGCCGATGACACTACAGATGAGCCTAGTGCAGCTATCTTTAGTAAAGCAGACTTAACAATCAATGGCACCGGGAAGCTGTCTGTTTCGGCTAATTATAATGATGGAATTACAAGTAAGGACGATCTGAAAATTATGGGTGGCACCATTGAAGTTAAAGCTGCCGATGATGGGATTGTGGGTAAAGATCTAGTCGCTATACAGGATGGAAGTATCAGCATTAAGGCTGAAGGTGACGGAATCAAATCGACCAATGATACTGAAACGGACAAAGGCTTCATTGCTATAGCAGCTGGAACGTTCGATATTAAGGCTGGAAATGACGGAATTCAAGCGGAGACTTCACTTGTAATAGATGGTGGAACATACACCGTAGTTACCGGAGGTGGAAGTGTAAATGGTGAGGTAAAAACAGGTGAGCAAGGGGCAGGCATGGGCATGAGAGGAGACCGAGGTCAGGGAACAGGTGTCCAAGCACCAGGAACATCAGAAACACCACCGGCAGGTACAATGCCAGAAACGCCAACGCAAGAAACATCAACAACGACAACGACAACGACAACGACAACGACAACGACAGAATCGGAAACAGCAAGTACTAAAGGGCTGAAGGCTGGAGGAGATATCAGTATCAACAACGGAACATTTACGATCGACTCTGCCGATGATGCAGTACACAGCGATAGCAATGTTGCTTTAGCAGATGGAGAACTCCATATCCAATCTGGTGATGATGGGGTCCATGCGGATAGCTTGGTGGCGATATCCGGTGGGATGATTGATATCACGAAGAGTTATGAAGGCATTGAAGGAGCGAATATCGCGATATCCGGAGGCGAAACTAATGTAGTCTCTTCTGATGATGGAGTGAACGTAGCAGGAGGTAATGACGAAGCGACTGTAGGTGGCGGCCCTCAGGAGCAGGATCAGTTTAGCGAGGCTGCTGCCAATGTACTCACGATTAGTGGCGGAACGTTAACCGTGGATGCCACAGGAGACGGATTGGATTCGAACGGATCCATCGTGATGTCTGGTGGTACAGTAATTGTGAATGGACCTACCAATGGCGGTAATGGTTCACTCGACTACGATGGAAGCTTTGAACAGAGTGGTGGAACGCTAATGGCAGCGGGGAGCTCGGGCATGGCTCAAGCACCTTCTGACACCTCCAGCCAACATGCAATCAGCATGACTTTCCCTCAGACCCAGAAGGCCGGAACATTGGTTCATCTGGAGGATAGCGAAGGCAATACGATCTTAACCTTTGCTCCTTCGAAGGATTATCAATCAGTGGTGATTAGTTCACCGGAGCTGAAGGACAGCGGGTCGTATACCCTTTACTCAGGGGGCACCTCGAGCGGTAGTGAAACCAATGGATTGTATACGGATGGGGAATATACAGGAGGAACGAAAGTAGTAGCGTTCGAAATCACAAGTAATGTAACTTGGCTGAATGAATCCGGAGTAACCACCGCGAACACCAATCAAGGCCCTGGTGGTGGCGGTGGAAAGGGAAGACCATAA
- a CDS encoding TetR/AcrR family transcriptional regulator encodes MEKKNFRTITITDIVTLADLNRGTFYKHYQTKEELLNELIDDVLADLIKAYKEPYLHTDKFIVSELTTSSIKIFEHVASYSNFYTIIVDSNVLPGFQNKICDVLKELTKQDLVAVNNTNNNINKELFSSYTAYALFGLIMEWVRGGFKYTANYMAEQLIEILSFNSHNVIINTSNQPIKQNFIPVSSD; translated from the coding sequence ATGGAAAAAAAGAATTTCCGTACCATAACGATAACCGATATCGTCACCCTGGCCGATTTAAACCGTGGAACCTTCTATAAGCATTATCAAACGAAAGAAGAGCTTCTGAATGAGCTGATCGATGATGTGCTGGCGGATTTAATAAAAGCCTATAAAGAGCCCTATCTTCATACCGATAAATTTATCGTTAGTGAGCTTACTACCTCCAGCATCAAAATTTTTGAACATGTAGCCTCCTACTCTAATTTCTATACCATCATTGTAGATTCCAATGTGCTGCCGGGGTTTCAAAATAAGATTTGCGACGTCCTAAAAGAGCTCACCAAACAAGATTTAGTCGCAGTTAATAACACGAATAACAATATCAATAAAGAATTATTTTCCAGTTATACGGCCTATGCTCTATTTGGATTAATCATGGAATGGGTAAGGGGAGGGTTTAAATATACTGCTAACTATATGGCCGAGCAGCTGATTGAAATTTTGTCTTTTAATTCACACAATGTGATCATAAACACCTCTAATCAACCGATTAAACAGAATTTCATCCCTGTTAGTAGCGACTAA
- a CDS encoding sensor domain-containing diguanylate cyclase yields the protein MNDRLRYAPCGYVSITHEGLIIDVNQTFLDRMGYKQVDLVHKHFESIMSTANKLIFHSYFYPFINLNGQVEELFINLKDSEGNAIPYLLNGRRFECEGVEIIDCILVQMGKRIDYELELRSAKKQIEVAYWEKDQALAELKRIHLEIEQKQAELLEMNAVLVELSNTDKLTGLKNRRFLQEKLEEQILRYGQDQAPFSLCIIDIDHFKKVNDTYGHQTGDYVLEKMARILKLQSRQEDIAARYGGEEFILLLPNTDISESKNLAEKLRQSIAYSTWEMGQITVSIGIATFIPADSEATLLQKADQALYTSKEQGRNRVTHSIDLNEKLL from the coding sequence ATGAATGACCGATTAAGATATGCGCCTTGTGGCTATGTTTCTATCACCCATGAAGGATTAATCATTGATGTAAATCAGACGTTCTTGGACCGTATGGGGTATAAACAGGTTGATTTGGTGCACAAGCATTTTGAATCTATCATGTCTACGGCAAACAAGCTTATTTTTCATTCATACTTCTATCCTTTTATTAATCTAAATGGACAGGTGGAAGAGTTATTTATTAATTTGAAAGATAGCGAAGGGAATGCGATTCCATATTTATTGAACGGCAGACGGTTCGAGTGTGAGGGAGTAGAGATCATTGATTGTATCCTGGTACAGATGGGAAAACGCATCGATTATGAGCTGGAGCTTCGTTCTGCCAAGAAGCAGATAGAAGTAGCTTACTGGGAAAAGGATCAGGCGCTTGCGGAGCTCAAGCGAATTCATTTGGAAATTGAACAGAAGCAAGCCGAGCTGCTGGAGATGAACGCCGTTTTAGTAGAATTATCTAATACAGATAAGCTGACTGGACTGAAGAATAGAAGGTTCCTTCAAGAAAAGCTGGAAGAGCAGATCTTAAGGTATGGCCAGGATCAAGCACCATTCTCGCTGTGTATCATAGATATTGATCATTTTAAAAAAGTGAACGACACCTATGGGCATCAGACAGGTGACTATGTGCTGGAGAAAATGGCGAGAATCTTGAAACTGCAATCTCGTCAAGAGGATATTGCGGCTAGATATGGCGGCGAAGAATTCATACTTCTTTTACCTAATACAGACATCTCGGAGTCAAAGAACCTAGCCGAGAAATTACGGCAATCTATCGCGTATTCAACTTGGGAAATGGGTCAGATTACGGTGAGCATTGGTATAGCTACATTTATTCCAGCCGATTCAGAAGCCACCCTACTGCAAAAAGCTGATCAAGCGCTCTATACCTCTAAAGAACAGGGAAGAAACCGCGTCACGCATAGCATAGATTTGAATGAAAAGCTTCTTTAA
- a CDS encoding alpha/beta hydrolase produces the protein MNDVRARNHVKVIGEGERTIVFAHGFGCDQSMWQFITPSFEKKYRIVLFDYVGSGNSDLSAYTTEKYHTLHGYVQDVLDVIEMLELKDIIFIGHSISSMIGMLASIERPDYFDKMIMIGPSSCYLNDGAYFGGFEKSDITELLEMMEMNFAGWASFMAPLAMNNPDPMLTKELERSFISADPVIAREFAEVTFFSDHREDLPKATIPTLILQCSDDSIVPIAAGEYLHKYLNNSTFRLMEAKGHYPHISHPEETITLINEYLT, from the coding sequence ATGAACGATGTTAGGGCGCGTAATCACGTGAAAGTGATTGGAGAAGGAGAACGAACCATTGTTTTTGCACATGGATTTGGGTGTGACCAAAGCATGTGGCAGTTTATTACGCCTTCTTTTGAGAAAAAATATCGAATCGTTCTATTTGATTATGTAGGCTCAGGAAACTCAGATTTAAGTGCATATACAACAGAAAAATATCATACACTCCACGGCTATGTTCAGGACGTATTAGATGTCATCGAGATGTTGGAACTCAAAGATATTATTTTTATAGGCCACTCTATTAGCTCTATGATTGGAATGCTTGCTTCGATTGAGCGACCGGATTATTTTGATAAAATGATTATGATTGGTCCTTCTTCATGTTATTTAAATGACGGTGCTTATTTCGGAGGCTTCGAGAAGAGTGATATTACTGAGCTTCTGGAGATGATGGAGATGAATTTTGCTGGCTGGGCTAGCTTTATGGCGCCTCTTGCCATGAACAATCCTGACCCGATGTTAACGAAAGAGCTGGAGCGCAGCTTTATCTCGGCAGATCCTGTTATTGCAAGAGAATTTGCAGAAGTTACGTTCTTTTCAGATCATAGAGAAGATCTCCCTAAGGCTACAATCCCTACACTTATTCTGCAATGCTCGGATGACAGTATCGTACCTATAGCGGCCGGAGAATATTTACATAAATACTTGAATAATAGCACCTTCCGGTTAATGGAGGCTAAGGGTCACTACCCACATATTAGCCATCCTGAGGAGACCATCACTTTAATTAATGAATATCTTACGTAA